A genomic stretch from Komagataeibacter xylinus includes:
- a CDS encoding NAD(P)/FAD-dependent oxidoreductase has protein sequence MVDEPVIVIGAGPAGTRAAQRLVQAGLRPVVIDENDRQGGQIYRRQPANFHRPPEKLYGTEAAKATALHSDFEMLRPHIDYRPGTTVWGVSEAGLMTVHASTVDVVPFSRVIIASGATDRIMPVPGWTTPGTYSLGAAQIALKAQACAIGGRPVFMGTGPLLYLVAWQYLQAGVAPAAVLDTSSLATRLRGLRGMASRARVVANGVRYMADLVRAGVKLHAGIMPRGIESSDGGVSAVTWRDAKGVLRHVSCDAVGMGYGLRSETQLADLLKCEFIFDPCFQQWRPHVDRDGRTTRPDIYLAGDGVLLRGADAAEAAGQLAACAVLRDTGYAVDAQEILPLHGTLATMNRFGRGLAQAFPWPAHLAAGLPDETVVCRCENITAGEIRRAAGELDAPEMNRAKALTRPGMGRCQGRMCGLAAAEVLAAARDVPVREVGRLRTAAPIKPLPLNCTVKS, from the coding sequence ATGGTTGATGAACCGGTAATCGTCATCGGGGCGGGGCCTGCGGGCACGCGGGCTGCGCAGCGGCTGGTGCAGGCGGGGCTACGACCCGTCGTCATTGATGAAAACGACCGGCAGGGCGGCCAGATCTATCGCCGCCAGCCCGCGAATTTCCATCGCCCGCCCGAAAAGCTGTATGGCACCGAGGCCGCCAAGGCCACCGCGCTACACAGCGATTTCGAGATGCTGCGCCCGCATATCGACTATCGTCCCGGCACCACCGTGTGGGGCGTGAGCGAGGCCGGGCTGATGACCGTGCACGCCAGTACGGTGGACGTGGTGCCCTTCAGCCGCGTGATCATCGCATCGGGCGCCACCGACCGCATCATGCCGGTGCCGGGCTGGACCACACCAGGCACCTACAGCCTTGGCGCAGCCCAGATCGCGCTCAAGGCGCAGGCCTGCGCCATCGGGGGCAGGCCGGTCTTCATGGGCACCGGCCCGCTGCTGTACCTCGTGGCATGGCAGTACCTGCAGGCTGGTGTCGCCCCCGCCGCCGTGCTGGACACCAGCAGCCTGGCCACCCGCCTGCGCGGCCTGCGCGGCATGGCCAGCCGCGCGCGCGTGGTGGCCAATGGCGTGCGCTACATGGCCGATCTGGTGCGGGCAGGCGTGAAGCTGCACGCCGGTATCATGCCCCGCGGCATAGAGAGCAGTGATGGCGGGGTCTCTGCTGTGACATGGCGCGACGCAAAGGGCGTGCTGCGCCATGTTTCGTGCGATGCGGTGGGCATGGGTTACGGCCTGCGTTCGGAAACGCAACTGGCCGACCTGCTGAAATGCGAATTCATCTTCGATCCCTGCTTCCAGCAGTGGCGGCCCCATGTTGACCGCGACGGCCGCACCACCCGGCCCGATATCTACCTAGCGGGCGATGGCGTGCTGCTGCGCGGGGCCGACGCGGCGGAAGCCGCAGGCCAGCTTGCCGCCTGCGCCGTGCTGCGCGACACCGGTTACGCCGTCGACGCGCAGGAAATCCTCCCCCTGCACGGGACACTGGCCACAATGAACCGCTTTGGCCGTGGGCTGGCGCAGGCCTTTCCATGGCCCGCGCACCTAGCCGCAGGCCTGCCCGACGAGACGGTGGTCTGCCGCTGCGAGAACATCACGGCGGGCGAGATCCGCCGTGCGGCGGGCGAACTGGACGCACCGGAAATGAACCGCGCCAAGGCCCTGACCCGGCCCGGCATGGGGCGCTGCCAGGGGCGCATGTGCGGGCTGGCCGCGGCCGAGGTTCTGGCTGCCGCGCGCGATGTGCCGGTGCGCGAGGTCGGACGCCTGCGCACGGCGGCACCGATCAAGCCCCTCCCCCTCAACTGCACGGTAAAATCATGA